In a genomic window of Scyliorhinus torazame isolate Kashiwa2021f chromosome 5, sScyTor2.1, whole genome shotgun sequence:
- the LOC140422510 gene encoding uncharacterized protein → MKKPWKCGDCGKGYRSPSELEDHRRSHTGERPFTCPQCGKGFSRSSTLETHQRVHTGERPFTCSQCEKRFTMSSHLRTHQRVHTGEKPFTCSQCGKRFSHSSTLQIHQRFHTGERPFTCTQCGKGFTRLDYLHTHQRVHTGERPFACSQCGKGFTQVSHLLKHKRIHSGEKPFTCSPCGKGFSDLSTLQIHQRVHTGERPFFCSECGKGFSHSTTLQRHQRVHTGEKPFTCSECGKGFSDSSNLRTHKRVHTGERPFTCSQCGKGFTQLPHLRTHQRVHTGERPYTCSQCGKGFNQLSHLRVHQGVHTEDRPFTCSQCGKGFIQSSSLLIHQQIHTGERPFTCSECGKGFSDPATLRKHRQVHSGARPFICSQCGKGFIDSSTLKRHQRVHTGERPFICSQCGKGFCVSSHLLRHQQVHK, encoded by the coding sequence atgaagaaaccgtggaaatgtggagactgtgggaagggatacagatccccatcagagctggaagatcatcgtcgcagtcacactggggagaggccattcacctgtcctcagtgtgggaagggattcagtcgttcCTCCACACtggagacacaccagcgagttcacactggggagagaccgttcacctgctctcagtgtgagaagagattcaccatGTCATCCCACCTGcgaacacaccagagagttcacactggggagaagccgttcacctgctcccagtgtgggaagagattcagtcattcatccaccctgcagatacaccagcgttttcacaccggggagagaccattcacctgcactcagtgtggaaaaggattcactcggttagacTACCTCcatacacaccagcgagttcatactggggagagaccattcgcctgctctcagtgtgggaagggattcactcaggtatcCCACCTGTTGAAGCACAAGCGAATTCACTCcggggagaagcctttcacctgctctccatgtggaaagggattcagtgatttatccaccctgcagatacaccagcgagttcacactggggagagacctttcttctgctctgaatgtgggaagggattcagtcattcaacCACCCTGCagcggcaccagcgagttcacactggggagaagccattcacttgctctgagtgtggtaaaggattcagtgattcatccaacctgcgtacacataagcgagttcacactggagagaggccattcacctgctctcagtgtgggaagggattcacgcagTTACCCcatctgcggacacaccagcgcgttcacaccggggagaggccatatacctgctcccagtgtgggaagggattcaatcagttatcccacctgcgggtacaccagggagttcacactgaggatcggccattcacctgctctcagtgtgggaagggatttatccagtcatccagcctgctgatacaccagcaaattcacaccggggagaggccgttcacctgctctgaatgtgggaagggattctctgatccagccACCCTGCGGAAACACCGGCAAGTTCACAGTGGGGCGAGACCattcatttgctctcagtgtggaaagggattcattgattcatccaccctgaagagacatcagcgagttcacactggagagagaccgttcatctgctctcaatgtgggaagggtttCTGTGTTTCctcgcacctgctgagacaccaacaagttcacaagtga